One part of the Caldicoprobacter guelmensis genome encodes these proteins:
- the secY gene encoding preprotein translocase subunit SecY: MFETFKNAWRIDDLRKKIIYTLLMLLVYRVGSFIPVPGIDSSFIRRLVEGNTLLGLLDIISGGAFANFTIFAMGITPYINASIIMQLLTVAIPRLEQLAKEGQEGQKKIAQYTRYATVILAFIQAIGITYGLAGDALQNKSFVGYIVVSLTLTAGTAFLMWLGEQITDKGIGNGISLLIFTSIISRLPVAVASLWQLTFVAKTMSPWSLPIVAVFSILIIAAVIFVDSGERRIPVQYAKRVVGRKVYGGQSTHIPLKVNSAGVLPIIFAVSILSLPQIISQFFPNSGFNRWVESYFHQGTMLYGVLYSLFIIFFTFFYTQITFNPVEIANNLRQYGGFVQGIRPGKPTAEYLARISNRITLVGSLFLVVIAVIPVVASRAANMRMYFGGTAILIVVGVALETVKQLEAQMLMRHYRGFLK, translated from the coding sequence GTGTTTGAAACTTTCAAGAACGCCTGGCGGATAGACGACTTAAGGAAAAAGATCATTTATACTCTCCTCATGCTTTTAGTTTACAGGGTGGGGAGCTTCATACCGGTCCCCGGTATTGATAGCAGCTTTATAAGGAGGTTGGTGGAAGGGAATACTCTGCTGGGGTTACTTGATATCATTTCTGGTGGAGCATTTGCCAACTTCACCATATTTGCCATGGGTATAACCCCATATATCAATGCTTCCATCATAATGCAGCTGCTTACAGTCGCTATCCCCAGGCTTGAGCAGCTGGCCAAGGAAGGCCAGGAGGGGCAAAAGAAAATTGCCCAGTATACCCGTTATGCCACAGTAATTTTGGCCTTTATACAGGCTATAGGTATTACCTATGGCCTTGCAGGGGATGCTCTGCAAAACAAGAGCTTTGTGGGGTATATAGTTGTGTCTTTGACCCTGACTGCTGGCACGGCTTTTTTGATGTGGCTGGGTGAGCAGATTACTGATAAGGGGATAGGTAATGGGATATCTCTTCTCATATTTACCAGCATAATATCGAGGTTGCCGGTGGCGGTGGCCTCGCTGTGGCAGCTGACTTTTGTGGCCAAGACTATGAGCCCCTGGAGCTTGCCGATAGTCGCGGTGTTTTCTATATTGATAATTGCTGCGGTAATATTCGTGGATTCAGGAGAGAGGAGAATACCAGTACAGTATGCCAAGCGCGTTGTAGGACGCAAGGTATATGGTGGCCAAAGCACCCATATCCCTTTAAAAGTTAACTCGGCAGGGGTTCTGCCCATAATATTTGCTGTTTCGATCTTATCATTGCCCCAAATTATATCACAGTTTTTCCCAAATAGTGGTTTCAACAGATGGGTGGAAAGCTATTTTCATCAAGGGACGATGTTATATGGGGTTTTATATTCTCTGTTTATTATATTCTTTACTTTCTTTTACACTCAAATTACATTTAACCCCGTCGAAATTGCAAACAATTTAAGGCAATATGGAGGTTTTGTACAGGGTATAAGGCCAGGTAAGCCTACTGCTGAATATCTTGCACGGATATCCAATCGCATCACTCTGGTGGGGTCTTTGTTTTTAGTAGTGATCGCCGTAATTCCCGTTGTTGCGTCGAGGGCGGCTAATATGCGAATGTACTTTGGTGGAACTGCTATCCTCATCGTGGTAGGAGTGGCACTTGAGACGGTTAAACAGCTGGAAGCCCAGATGCTCATGAGGCATTACCGAGGTTTCTTAAAGTAG
- the map gene encoding type I methionyl aminopeptidase produces MIIIKSKKELEIMREAGKIVAGAHELVARSIEVGMTTAELNRLVEEYIYRHNAIPSFKGYHGFPASICTSINHQVIHGIPGPVRLQDGDIVSVDIGVMYKGYHGDAAKTYAVGDVHPRALQLIKTVEEAFYEGLKYARPGCRLSDISHAIQTYVEGKGYSVVKAFVGHGIGQNMHEDPQVPNYGPPGKGVRLRPGMTLAIEPMINEGTDQVVILDDGWTVVTQDGSLSAHYEHTIAITDGDPEILTQ; encoded by the coding sequence ATGATCATAATAAAGTCTAAAAAAGAGCTTGAGATTATGCGTGAAGCGGGGAAGATCGTAGCGGGAGCTCATGAGCTGGTTGCAAGGAGTATTGAGGTAGGGATGACAACAGCTGAGCTCAATAGGTTGGTGGAAGAGTATATATATCGCCATAATGCAATTCCTTCGTTTAAAGGTTATCATGGGTTTCCGGCCAGTATATGTACCTCGATAAACCATCAGGTCATCCATGGTATTCCTGGTCCTGTTCGGCTACAGGATGGGGATATTGTCAGTGTAGATATAGGGGTGATGTACAAAGGCTATCACGGTGATGCTGCCAAGACGTATGCTGTGGGTGATGTGCATCCTCGTGCCCTACAATTGATTAAAACCGTTGAAGAAGCATTTTATGAGGGATTGAAATATGCCCGGCCAGGATGCCGCCTCTCTGACATATCCCACGCCATTCAAACTTATGTAGAGGGGAAAGGTTATTCTGTGGTGAAGGCCTTTGTGGGGCATGGGATAGGTCAGAATATGCATGAAGACCCTCAAGTACCCAATTATGGGCCCCCAGGCAAAGGTGTGCGGCTACGCCCAGGAATGACTTTGGCTATCGAACCCATGATCAACGAGGGAACGGACCAGGTCGTCATACTGGACGATGGATGGACCGTGGTGACGCAGGACGGCAGCCTGTCGGCCCATTATGAGCACACCATCGCCATCACCGATGGCGACCCCGAAATATTAACTCAATAG
- a CDS encoding KOW domain-containing RNA-binding protein → MHDMDIGRVVLAKAGRDKGRHFVIVGKIDDNYVLIANGKTRSIDKPKKKKIKHLEAKPHVVYNVREKILSGKKVFDAELRKSLEALGYER, encoded by the coding sequence ATGCATGATATGGATATAGGGAGAGTGGTATTGGCCAAAGCAGGGCGTGACAAAGGCAGGCATTTTGTAATCGTAGGAAAAATTGACGATAACTATGTTTTGATTGCCAATGGCAAGACAAGGTCAATAGACAAGCCTAAGAAAAAAAAGATAAAGCATCTGGAAGCCAAGCCGCATGTGGTGTATAATGTGAGAGAAAAAATTTTAAGCGGTAAAAAGGTATTTGATGCCGAGCTCAGAAAGAGCTTAGAAGCGTTGGGATATGAGCGATAG
- the infA gene encoding translation initiation factor IF-1: MAREDVIEVEGTVVEALPNAMFQVELDNGHKVLAHLSGKLRMNFIRILPGDRVTVELSPYDLTRGRITWRLK, encoded by the coding sequence TTGGCCAGGGAAGATGTAATTGAGGTTGAGGGCACTGTGGTGGAAGCGTTGCCTAATGCAATGTTTCAGGTGGAGCTGGATAACGGACATAAGGTTTTGGCCCACCTGTCCGGGAAACTGCGCATGAATTTCATACGCATTTTGCCCGGTGACAGGGTAACGGTAGAGCTGTCGCCATATGACCTCACTCGTGGCCGAATTACTTGGCGCCTTAAATAA
- the rpmJ gene encoding 50S ribosomal protein L36, which translates to MKVRPSVKAICEKCKIIKRKGKVRVICENPKHKQRQG; encoded by the coding sequence ATGAAAGTACGACCATCTGTTAAAGCTATATGCGAAAAATGCAAGATCATAAAGAGAAAAGGCAAAGTAAGGGTGATTTGTGAAAATCCCAAACACAAACAGAGACAAGGTTGA